In Bufo gargarizans isolate SCDJY-AF-19 unplaced genomic scaffold, ASM1485885v1 original_scaffold_1830_pilon, whole genome shotgun sequence, the sequence CTTTCTCCATTGTCTCCAGTCTTCCAATAATATGGACCATCACAAAAGTGTTTGCATCAAATTCCACTAATAATTCTGAGGCCAATGGGACATCACTATACACTGGGTATAAAATTAATGCCACTTATAACCTGTTCTCCCTTCTGATTAATTGCTTTGTACCTTTCCTGTTTGTGATGGCCACAACTGGCCGCATTATTTTGTCACTCTATACACATGCTCGTCATATGAAACAGAACATGGATGATCGTGGACCAAGCTTGAAGGTCCACCAGGGAGCTGCCAGGACAATGATGTCTCTCCTTGTTCTATATCTCATATTTTATGTGGTAGAACTTGGCATTGGGTTCCTTTCCATGATTGATCCATTATACTGGGTGTGTTTTTTGCTGATTGTTTCTTTTCCCACCCTACAGTCCATCATATTTATTACAGGGAATGCCAAGCTGAAGCAGACTTGTCTGAAAATGCTGAAGAACTGTGGAAAGAGATAGTCAGCCAAATGGTCGGCCAGATTATTCGGTGTCATTTCCTATTAAATACATTACTTGATGGACCTTCTATGTTCCATATGTGTCTGATGTGGACTAGGGACAGCAGAATCAGTTCACCAGATCCAAGATTCTCAGTGGCTCCGAAAGATTCATGTCTTGGGGAGCCAATGATTTCAGAACCACATCAATGATTATTGACATCCAGTAAGAAAAGTCATAATGTTCAGTGGTGTCCTGATGACTTGCCCCATGATGAGAGCGACCCGTATTTATAgatttataatttattataaactgCAATCGACAATGATGTAGTTTTTATATCTAAGATTTTCGGCTGCTTTGAAGAACTCCTCCAGAAACGAGTTTCATCCATACCATGGACCAATGTGTATCCAGACCTCAGTAAGCCATTATATCCCAGGTTCCAGAGATGTTGAAGACATAAGATAACATGTGTTTTAGgcttttgacaatttttttttctgaatggaAAGTTTTAAGATAAATTTATTTATATCCTTTGCTGATCCCCCATTTATTCAGCTCAGCGTATGAAATTTTTGAAGGCCAAACATTCTCCAGGAGAAGTGGTTTGGTCCACAGATGCAGGCAGGTACTGAAATGTGACTTGGTCAGTCTTCAACCTAACTGTTAAATAACATGTGATATACCGGTAATATTAATTGGTATTTAATGTAAAGGATTTGTTACACTACACACTGACACCATCTATAGTGATACACAAGCGATGGGAGGTCTGTATGGAGATGTCAAGACCTATATTTGAAGTttccatatatgacaatgtatatACATTAGTAAGACGcgcctgtatctatggtataaatgacAGATAGAGACAGACAAGGGGGTCGTCTTCTTACTCTCACTGTGATGGTGGTTGCTGCTGAAGAAGATGGAAGACACACATGAAGCCTGAGAAGGAGGTTCCTACCCGTCATCAATGATACTTTAAGGACATTCATATTCTTGTATGGACAATAGACTAAGACTTTTACTAAACTATTCTTGTAACCATTCAACTTCTATAAAGAACGAAAATAAATCAcatcattcatttttatataacTCTTGCTGAATCCTGGTGATGAGTCCTCCAGCTGTTACTTACTCCAAATAACACATATATTTGGAGAGGAGAACCAAACCGGTTCTTATATTTTTCATATACATATTTATTACACTAACTGAACCCAAAAACATTGCTGATAATTATCATCACACAGGAATTTTTGCCTACGAGCCTCAGCCTCCAGACTGAATTCAGCAGATATCATGAACAGCCTGAGGGAAGGGGAGGGAAGTCAGAAGGTTGAAGATGGGAAGCAGGACTTCCTAAAAGATGCAAACATTTTCTCGTTTAACCCATTGAAATGCCTCAGTTTAATTCTAGTAGATAAGTTCTGCTTATGTTGTCTCTTTGGGCATTCTCTCACAAGTGTAAGCATCGTACCTAATCTATGTAAATTAAAGAGCTCCGTGCATGAATTCCTCATTTGAATAATCACATTTTGGCTCAAAATGAACTATGAGAGATTATGTAGAAGGCAGGAGGGATGATGAGTGCCTCATCTCTCAACCCTTGATGCAATGTTGTGTCGTGGTGTACtccctcagtccactgcttcctgaGGGTTGGTGCAGTGGAAAGATGGTTTGGACAATCAGGtcagaagtaaaagtataaaagtctctcttaaattagtgcaaaatataactggTGGCACATCCAGTAGGTATAAAGTTCAATCTCTGTCCCCAGATGAGAAGATATGGTGGCTGGTTGTGTTGCAGTTAAATGGCACTTGCAGGAAccgtggatataggtgtccactgtgagaTACAGGCTTGAAGTTATTATGGCCTGGTGGTTGTCTTAAATGATGGATGactgagctgtagtccctcacctgcagcaggatcTGTAATGTAATACAATATAGGGAATGTCGCACTAAAAATGAGATAGGGGTCCAAgagaggtgctcccactaacagacagcacccagtctgatagagataAAGTATAAAAGAATAGAAGTGGTGCActcactaaaagtatagggatctatTTATTGAATAgcagaataaaataaaagcatACAATATGAAAATACAATAAGATATCAGCAATAaaataaatgaagataaaaaattGGAGATAAAAATTGATGCTGACAATAATACATATGATGATAATATAAAACAActataaaagaaaattaaatacaGCAGTATTGTTGCATTAATAAATAGGATCCCACTGGATATTGAATAAATCCAAATATTAAATAGTGGAAATGTTCAGTATTTGAACCTTGAAGAGTAGTTCCATATATGGTATTCACTCCTACGAACAGTCTTTATGCCAGGTCTCTCATATAGAGAGAACCGAAGTCCCAAGCGTTTGCAGCTGTAAAGTTTAACTTTGTAATAATTCAGCTGTCAgtgcgcacagcggcgtcccgctgtattggaGTAAAGCGATCGCTATAGTGTGGGATAAGCAAGTTCTTACCGGAGGCTCCTTCACACTGGGTTATGTTCCCTCGACTCGGCGTGTAGTATCCAACTCCGGTCTCAAGGGTTAGTGTCCAGGTTCAAATTTTGGCGCCAGTGGAAATGTTTGTTGCACGTGTTTGTAACACCGATATACTCCGATATTCTCTGGCCCAAGAGATAAGACCTCCAGGTTTCCTCGGACTTGCGAACACACTTCTCCTGGTGGGGGggataccaaacgcgtttcggggatttacaaaacagaccccttcctcagtggttaacgaCCCCCTGTTTATATTCCACCTTTATAGTACATGAGGGACAAGGAAAGACTGGTTCGGAATGCGGATTTTTAGAATTGGGATCGGTATATGTCAATGCTGACATCCGCTGTATATTCGGCATTCCATCAGCAGTATCACTCTTAAAACAAATAATGTTAGTCCATCATATCAATTTAAAATATCCAAATAGACCAAgaatataaatatagatataaatatatgtgtgtaAATATAAATGGTAGCGGAGTCTCCTCCTTTAAAGACCTCCAtgttttatttcaaatttatAGTATAGCAATTTCTCTTAAATCACGCCAGGTAGAGTAAGTATCGTTCTTGCAAATGAATCCGTATGATCCATTTGCGTCTTTTTGTGTAGCTGGGAGTTCTACACAAGAAGTAAATAGTTTCTTTGATGTGTATTATTCATTTTGATACCTTAGCTACCGCTGTGATTACAAGGGAGAGCGATATCCATACAGAGTGGTTGCACGTCCTGAACAGTACATAATGATTGTATATAGCCTTTATGATAAAGGACATACATGCGGGGAAGCATACATAATGTCTATGCAAGGTAATTATAAATGATCTTCATGTACATAAATATCATATAAAATTCATATAGAATTCTCATGTCTCCCTGGAAGTCCCATCATATGAAGAAAACGCTCCATATTCGCATATAATAGTGCGTATATAATAGTGCGCCTTATCACATACTGTTTTTCAAGGAGATTACCTCTATTTTATAGCAATTTCTTTAAAGATTCGTACCTCCACAAATCCCCAAGAAAATCCTCCCACTATCTATATATCTGTTACTCATAAAATATATATCAACATCCTGATTAAAACAATGACAAATATCGACACACATTTATACATCTTTAAGGTCATATATTATAGGGAACATGTCAAAATCATATATGGCAACTATGTGATTCTGATGAATTATTCTGATATTCCTCAAATTgggtcactaatatttttctccAATAAGGCTCTTCATTCAGGAAAATTTATGAGGATTTTTTGGATGGGGACTAAATGTAGAGGAAGAACTGCACGACTTTAAAATATCGTGCAGTTGATCATCGACAGATGGCACCCATCCTATAGAAAACCAAATAATTCAAAGTCAGCGTTCAAGCCGGACGGTTGTAATGTATTTAACTCAAATATTCGTTT encodes:
- the LOC122923718 gene encoding taste receptor type 2 member 40-like, encoding MGLEDFNIPKYLETFLIIFMIETFTGVLSNIFIVVVNFHDWLKGQSLSSSDQLVVSLALSNFCFACINAATIVCTFFFSNIFLLDYVFYTFYMILSYSIFSSSWLSAWLCLFFCVKIISFKHGCMAWLKANITTIVPWLILVSQAFSIVSSLPIIWTITKVFASNSTNNSEANGTSLYTGYKINATYNLFSLLINCFVPFLFVMATTGRIILSLYTHARHMKQNMDDRGPSLKVHQGAARTMMSLLVLYLIFYVVELGIGFLSMIDPLYWVCFLLIVSFPTLQSIIFITGNAKLKQTCLKMLKNCGKR